From one Lysinibacillus sp. G4S2 genomic stretch:
- a CDS encoding phage integrase SAM-like domain-containing protein has protein sequence MLLKFAFDDFIADRRFNNTTDSNINSYKYLIKPFVDYCLKEGAVNVEDVTRNHFKNYLIIAQQHNKKPNTINTIILRPKAFLNYCVEEGYVDENIAKKIKTQKVDVKIDTFTDQQINQMLAFYRTKRKRHQSYSSYRK, from the coding sequence ATGCTTTTAAAGTTTGCGTTTGATGATTTTATAGCGGATAGACGATTTAATAACACAACTGATTCAAATATCAATAGTTATAAATACTTGATCAAACCCTTCGTTGACTATTGCCTTAAAGAAGGAGCAGTTAATGTTGAGGATGTGACACGTAACCATTTCAAGAATTATTTAATAATAGCACAGCAACACAATAAGAAACCAAATACAATCAACACAATTATTTTACGACCTAAAGCTTTTTTAAATTATTGCGTTGAAGAGGGATATGTCGATGAAAACATTGCGAAGAAGATAAAAACTCAAAAAGTAGATGTGAAGATTGATACTTTTACAGATCAACAAATTAATCAAATGTTAGCGTTTTATCGTACCAAAAGAAAGAGACATCAATCATATAGCAGTTATCGCAAATAA
- the panF gene encoding sodium/pantothenate symporter, whose amino-acid sequence MHWQVIVPLLLFLVIIFGIGIWSNKHIRSSNSFLQEYFLGGREMGGFILAMTMIATYGSASSFIGGPGVAYTKGLGWVLLAMAQLPAGYFVLMILGKKFAIIARRYQAITLIDFLRERYKSHVIVILSAISIIVFLFSAMMAQWVGGARLIESLTGLNYTTALFIFAISVLVYVIIGGFRAVALTDTVQGSIMVIGTIILLIGTIIAGGGIDNIMASLVAENPNLVSPFGAEGDLTPLYVSTFWILIGVGVVGLPQIAVRAMSYKDSKSMHLAIIIGTIAIGTIMFGMHLIGVFARPVLPGIEIGDKVMPLLTLKVLPPFLAGVVLAAPMAATMSTVNALLMLVSSTVVKDIYLNYIKPTANDTEIKRASFIVTTVIGFAVIIFALNPPDLLVWLNLFAFGGLEAVFIWSVVLGLYWKKANKYGAIASMISGMTLYIIIDRFYPSVFGMHTVTIPIVASLFIFVIVSLLTSHKFKDEKLFI is encoded by the coding sequence ATGCACTGGCAAGTTATTGTTCCACTGCTATTATTTTTAGTCATCATTTTTGGGATTGGTATTTGGTCAAATAAGCATATACGCTCTTCCAATTCATTTTTACAGGAGTACTTCCTTGGTGGTCGTGAAATGGGAGGCTTCATCTTGGCCATGACTATGATTGCAACGTACGGTAGTGCGAGTAGCTTTATTGGAGGTCCAGGTGTAGCTTACACGAAAGGGCTTGGCTGGGTATTGTTGGCGATGGCGCAGCTTCCTGCAGGTTACTTTGTTCTGATGATTTTAGGGAAGAAATTCGCTATTATCGCAAGACGTTACCAAGCCATTACATTAATTGATTTTTTACGAGAACGCTATAAAAGCCATGTTATTGTGATTTTATCAGCTATTAGTATTATCGTATTTTTATTTTCTGCGATGATGGCTCAATGGGTAGGTGGTGCTCGCTTAATCGAATCGTTAACTGGCTTAAACTACACAACTGCACTCTTTATTTTTGCGATTTCCGTATTAGTTTATGTAATCATTGGGGGCTTCCGTGCAGTTGCATTAACGGATACAGTGCAAGGGTCAATTATGGTGATCGGAACAATCATTTTATTAATTGGGACAATCATCGCTGGTGGGGGAATCGATAATATTATGGCCTCACTTGTCGCAGAAAACCCAAATCTTGTGTCTCCATTTGGAGCTGAAGGTGATTTAACGCCATTATACGTTTCTACATTTTGGATTTTAATAGGTGTTGGAGTTGTAGGACTCCCACAAATCGCAGTTCGTGCCATGAGCTATAAAGATTCAAAAAGCATGCATTTAGCTATTATCATTGGCACTATTGCCATTGGGACAATCATGTTTGGGATGCATTTAATTGGTGTATTTGCTCGTCCAGTTTTACCGGGAATAGAAATTGGAGATAAAGTTATGCCGCTACTGACATTGAAGGTTTTGCCACCGTTTTTAGCTGGCGTTGTGTTAGCAGCACCAATGGCAGCAACAATGTCTACAGTCAACGCGCTACTTATGCTTGTAAGTTCCACGGTAGTAAAAGACATTTACTTAAATTATATTAAGCCAACTGCGAACGATACTGAAATTAAGCGGGCAAGCTTTATTGTCACGACGGTTATTGGTTTTGCGGTTATTATCTTTGCATTAAACCCACCAGATTTATTAGTATGGCTTAATTTATTTGCTTTTGGTGGACTTGAGGCCGTCTTTATTTGGTCCGTCGTTTTAGGACTATATTGGAAAAAGGCCAATAAATATGGTGCTATTGCATCGATGATTTCAGGTATGACCTTATATATAATCATTGATCGTTTTTACCCATCCGTCTTTGGTATGCATACCGTAACAATTCCAATTGTCGCTTCACTTTTCATTTTTGTTATTGTTAGCTTATTAACAAGTCATAAATTTAAAGACGAAAAATTATTTATTTAA
- a CDS encoding YhdT family protein: MKDQRFKIAHREALIGIGLVIVNFAIWYGFAYGLSSGDPKNYTYVFGFPAWFFYSCIAGTGFMIILIWLVLKLFFKEVPFDDEEVDQ, translated from the coding sequence TTGAAAGATCAACGCTTTAAAATTGCGCATCGAGAGGCGCTTATTGGCATCGGGCTTGTGATCGTCAACTTTGCGATTTGGTACGGCTTTGCCTATGGACTTAGTTCGGGTGATCCGAAGAACTATACGTATGTATTCGGTTTCCCTGCATGGTTTTTCTATAGCTGTATTGCAGGGACAGGCTTCATGATTATTTTAATCTGGCTCGTCTTGAAACTCTTTTTCAAAGAGGTACCATTTGATGATGAGGAGGTGGATCAATAA
- a CDS encoding DUF3238 domain-containing protein, with amino-acid sequence MANIIKVRASVFIPMSWTEPKKDTQTGNVIQFEGDSREFTPYAVNTMRSRVEQEVVIDFYKKEIFTYANTGITTEKIITPGGSVNKRTGKASTEGILCTDIVWGLDDVKFQMSASASNPLNVYAPPVDYLLTVHVKKDGTVDIQGAHDGFPCYEFYKQVSFGPFEKIHTHDFRETGDTPEALGGDMEYSFTKIL; translated from the coding sequence ATGGCTAACATCATTAAAGTTAGAGCAAGTGTATTTATTCCAATGTCTTGGACTGAACCTAAGAAGGATACTCAAACAGGAAATGTCATTCAATTTGAAGGTGACTCACGTGAATTTACACCATATGCTGTCAACACTATGCGGTCCAGAGTTGAACAAGAAGTAGTTATAGATTTTTATAAAAAAGAAATTTTCACATATGCAAATACTGGAATAACAACAGAAAAAATCATAACTCCCGGTGGATCCGTTAATAAAAGAACAGGAAAAGCTAGTACGGAAGGTATTTTATGTACTGATATTGTATGGGGATTAGATGACGTTAAATTTCAAATGAGTGCTAGTGCTAGCAACCCATTAAATGTATATGCACCTCCCGTTGATTATCTTTTAACTGTACATGTCAAAAAAGATGGTACTGTCGATATTCAAGGTGCACATGACGGATTCCCTTGTTATGAATTTTATAAGCAAGTAAGTTTTGGTCCTTTTGAGAAAATTCATACACATGACTTCAGAGAAACTGGGGATACTCCTGAAGCTCTAGGTGGAGACATGGAGTATAGTTTTACTAAGATATTGTAA
- a CDS encoding nucleotide excision repair endonuclease, producing the protein MIKIEFPKPDLVIRQREQDLKPGDVPITPYHGFIDFHKITRENGGIFLFYNEQNELLFVGKARKIRQRIKKHFEDNVSPMKNHRNEIFKIEVYEVEDPMEREIYETYAINSFRAKYNVDKVFY; encoded by the coding sequence TTGATTAAAATTGAATTTCCAAAACCAGATTTAGTAATTCGCCAACGCGAACAAGATTTAAAGCCAGGTGATGTACCAATCACACCATACCATGGTTTTATTGATTTCCATAAAATCACACGTGAAAATGGCGGCATTTTCTTATTCTACAATGAACAGAATGAATTATTATTTGTCGGTAAAGCTCGTAAAATTCGTCAACGTATTAAAAAGCATTTCGAGGACAATGTGTCACCGATGAAAAATCATCGTAATGAAATTTTCAAAATTGAAGTGTATGAAGTGGAAGATCCAATGGAACGTGAAATTTACGAAACATACGCGATCAACTCATTCCGCGCTAAATACAATGTTGATAAAGTTTTTTATTAA
- a CDS encoding IS4 family transposase → MNKNNTIFTLIQTFLSEEEWQSILSEFGYVETARKCTVPTLISYLIGAATNEWKSLRHAADVGPSNGLVSVNHSSLSKHLKALDYGIIKRIFEVIVGKLNRAARRKLKLPKRLLAVDSTTITVGKTRLPWAVYHGERSGIKLHVSFTNETAMPLKVVETTGLKHDGPIGEFLEDKRFILVCDRAYFSIDKVDRYLKEYQHFVLRLKDNVQLNRKKSLQGSRTNDSNVTADFTCTLGTPQKQTKKRHRVVQFIDHEDKEIRVVTSLMDITAEEIANMYKSRWAIENFFRWIKQNLNVPVLFGTTKNAVFNQLFVALIAYVCLKFLHTQGNKKNNIKPLSFVGFTRMFLCAALPIEWRIRVKEILVFHWNINHSTTV, encoded by the coding sequence TTGAACAAGAATAACACGATTTTTACACTCATTCAAACCTTTCTTTCAGAGGAAGAATGGCAATCAATCTTAAGCGAATTCGGTTATGTAGAAACAGCACGAAAATGTACAGTTCCCACGCTCATTTCGTATTTAATTGGTGCTGCCACGAACGAGTGGAAAAGTTTACGCCACGCAGCGGATGTGGGTCCAAGTAACGGTCTTGTTTCGGTGAATCATTCATCGCTTTCTAAACATTTAAAGGCACTTGATTATGGCATCATCAAACGAATTTTTGAAGTGATTGTCGGGAAGCTCAACCGTGCAGCTCGTCGTAAATTGAAATTGCCGAAAAGATTATTAGCCGTTGATTCAACTACCATTACAGTAGGCAAAACAAGATTACCTTGGGCTGTCTATCACGGCGAACGTTCAGGAATCAAATTACATGTTAGTTTTACTAATGAAACTGCGATGCCCTTAAAAGTCGTAGAAACAACCGGTTTAAAACATGATGGTCCCATTGGCGAATTCCTTGAAGATAAAAGGTTTATCCTCGTTTGTGACCGTGCCTACTTTTCTATTGATAAAGTCGATCGCTACCTGAAAGAATATCAACATTTTGTGTTACGTTTAAAAGACAATGTGCAATTAAATCGCAAAAAATCGCTCCAAGGTAGTCGTACCAACGATTCCAATGTGACAGCTGATTTTACTTGTACGCTTGGGACGCCACAAAAACAAACGAAAAAACGCCATCGTGTCGTTCAATTCATAGATCATGAAGATAAAGAAATACGTGTCGTGACAAGTTTAATGGATATCACCGCTGAAGAAATTGCCAACATGTATAAGTCACGTTGGGCGATTGAAAATTTTTTCCGTTGGATTAAACAAAACTTGAACGTACCTGTTCTATTCGGAACAACAAAAAATGCTGTATTCAATCAGCTATTCGTAGCCCTTATTGCCTATGTTTGTTTGAAATTTCTTCATACACAAGGGAATAAGAAAAATAATATCAAACCCTTATCATTCGTAGGTTTTACACGGATGTTTCTTTGTGCTGCCCTGCCAATAGAATGGCGAATCAGGGTGAAAGAAATCCTGGTGTTTCATTGGAACATAAATCATTCAACTACTGTATAA
- a CDS encoding endospore germination permease: MKKQIISSRQFTIITLLFTVGTAILIIPSSVTNVAKQDAWIATSIGVGLSFLLVKLYVTLGNLNPTLTFTEANEKILGRFFGKLTAIGFTILTFFGAGQLLYFIGNFMSTEVMPETPPMAFSLLFGIIIIFAAFQGIEVFARSTEILFPIFMLVFIIFVGFISPLIHFENLQPILETSKKSLFIGVIRFMSICSFPLAALLILYPSTVNVHKSAHIGFYIGTAIGGIVLIIIVSLCLLVIGPSNTANRTFPSYALAQRISIGHFLQRVEIIMAAMWIISIYIKTFMYFYASVIGIAQICKIKDHRPLIVPLGMISIGFSQIIHPDIVHSNTYNNEIWPLFCGTFAILLPIVLLIAAKIRNINGNQGNTNCNCNTQNASNSNNGNAANNASDNNCQNTAMNGSNCNCGNASNNASDNNSLNATQNETNSNSGSATNNPNDSNGQNAVQSGSNCNSGNTANNASNNNSQNAEMNGSNGNSGNASNNASNNNSQNAMNGSNGNSGNASNNASNNNSQNAMNGSNGNSGNASNNASNNNSQNAATNTNNNNCQNAAPNANNNNSQNSATNSSNNNSQNAATNTNNNNSQNATINTSNNNSQNATDNASNSQNATTNTNNSNSQNATTNTSNNNSQNAANNASDKNSQNAAMNGSNCNSGNTANNASNNLSQNSATNTSNNNSQNSATNTSNNNNQSAAANASDKNSQNAATNTNNNNSQNSATNTNNNNSQNSATNSSNNNNQNAATNTNNNNSQNSATNASDKNSQNAATNTSNNNNQNATTNASDKNSQNAATNTNNNNSQNATTNTNNNNSQNAATNASDKNSQNAATNTSNNNNQNAATNASDKNSQNAATNTSNNNSQNAATNTSNNSQNGTTNIAITIAKMRNY, encoded by the coding sequence CCTGGATAGCAACAAGTATCGGTGTCGGTTTAAGTTTTCTCTTAGTGAAGCTATACGTTACTTTAGGAAATCTGAATCCCACACTTACATTTACAGAGGCGAATGAAAAAATACTAGGTCGTTTTTTCGGAAAACTGACCGCAATTGGTTTTACCATTCTTACCTTTTTTGGTGCAGGTCAGTTATTATATTTTATTGGTAATTTCATGTCAACGGAAGTGATGCCAGAGACGCCTCCTATGGCTTTTTCGTTGCTGTTTGGCATTATCATCATTTTTGCTGCATTCCAAGGGATCGAAGTCTTTGCACGTTCAACAGAAATACTTTTTCCAATATTTATGTTGGTTTTTATAATTTTTGTAGGTTTTATATCACCATTAATCCATTTTGAAAATTTACAGCCCATATTGGAAACTTCAAAAAAATCATTATTTATAGGCGTTATTCGATTTATGAGTATTTGTTCATTCCCTCTTGCCGCGCTATTAATACTTTACCCATCTACTGTCAACGTTCATAAGTCCGCACACATAGGATTTTATATTGGGACAGCTATTGGAGGTATTGTTTTAATTATCATCGTCTCACTTTGTCTCCTTGTCATAGGTCCATCAAATACTGCTAATCGGACATTTCCTAGCTATGCATTAGCGCAAAGAATTTCAATCGGGCATTTTTTGCAACGTGTTGAAATTATTATGGCAGCCATGTGGATCATATCTATTTATATTAAAACGTTTATGTATTTTTATGCCTCCGTAATCGGCATAGCACAAATATGTAAAATCAAAGATCATCGTCCGCTCATTGTGCCACTCGGAATGATTAGTATTGGCTTTTCGCAAATTATTCATCCTGATATCGTCCATTCCAATACTTATAATAACGAAATTTGGCCTTTGTTTTGTGGTACCTTTGCAATTTTGTTACCGATAGTTTTACTAATCGCTGCAAAAATTCGCAATATTAATGGTAATCAAGGGAATACAAACTGTAATTGTAATACACAGAATGCAAGTAATAGCAATAACGGAAATGCTGCTAATAATGCAAGTGATAACAACTGCCAAAATACTGCAATGAATGGAAGTAATTGCAATTGCGGTAATGCTTCTAATAATGCAAGTGATAACAACAGCCTAAATGCTACACAGAATGAAACTAATAGCAATAGTGGAAGTGCTACTAATAATCCAAACGATAGCAACGGTCAAAACGCTGTACAGAGTGGAAGTAATTGCAATAGCGGAAATACTGCTAATAATGCAAGTAATAACAATAGCCAAAATGCTGAAATGAATGGAAGTAATGGCAATAGCGGTAATGCTTCTAATAATGCAAGCAATAACAATAGCCAAAACGCAATGAATGGAAGTAATGGCAATAGCGGTAATGCTTCTAATAATGCAAGCAATAACAATAGCCAAAACGCAATGAATGGAAGTAATGGCAATAGCGGTAATGCTTCTAATAATGCAAGCAATAACAACAGCCAAAACGCTGCTACTAATACAAACAATAACAACTGCCAAAATGCTGCTCCTAATGCAAACAATAACAACAGCCAAAATTCTGCTACTAATTCAAGCAATAACAACAGCCAAAACGCTGCTACTAATACAAACAATAACAACAGCCAAAATGCTACTATAAATACAAGCAATAACAACAGTCAAAATGCTACTGATAATGCTAGCAACAGCCAAAACGCTACTACTAATACAAACAATAGCAACAGCCAAAATGCTACTACAAATACAAGCAATAACAACAGTCAAAACGCTGCAAATAATGCAAGCGATAAAAACAGTCAAAATGCTGCAATGAATGGAAGTAATTGCAATAGCGGAAATACTGCTAATAATGCAAGCAATAACCTTAGCCAAAATTCTGCTACTAACACTAGCAATAACAACAGCCAAAATTCTGCTACTAATACTAGCAATAACAACAATCAAAGTGCTGCTGCTAATGCAAGCGATAAAAACAGTCAAAATGCTGCTACTAATACAAACAATAACAACAGCCAAAATTCTGCTACTAATACAAACAATAACAACAGCCAAAATTCTGCTACTAACTCTAGCAATAACAACAATCAAAATGCTGCTACTAATACAAACAATAACAACAGCCAAAATTCTGCTACTAATGCGAGCGATAAAAACAGTCAAAATGCGGCTACTAATACTAGCAATAATAACAATCAAAATGCTACTACTAATGCGAGCGATAAAAACAGTCAAAATGCGGCTACTAATACAAACAATAACAACAGCCAAAATGCTACTACTAATACAAACAATAACAACAGTCAAAATGCTGCTACTAATGCGAGCGATAAAAACAGTCAAAATGCGGCTACTAATACTAGCAATAATAACAATCAAAATGCTGCTACTAATGCGAGCGATAAAAACAGTCAAAATGCGGCTACTAATACTAGCAATAACAACAGCCAAAATGCGGCTACTAATACTAGCAATAACAGCCAAAATGGTACGACTAATATAGCAATAACAATAGCCAAAATGCGGAACTACTAA
- a CDS encoding YkyB family protein, which translates to MEVPHFHSWKNIEEGYYTKTKLKNELGLKPFDESQYDATAKLYVNSKWGNYVLYHIDNCVEIKKRKVTEHPITLQNIAESLYLINKSAKVSRDTKKDNYHLKNHSVVQAAKTRQSKLYDLKVSVIKKLLSESEIEIKGYHTMFGGFLMLLEINDFTFHLPVFKNEIANLTHLGVLENEISSERTRKVSLNFFEAENLLNRYIDNV; encoded by the coding sequence ATGGAAGTACCGCATTTTCATTCGTGGAAGAATATCGAGGAAGGTTACTACACTAAAACTAAATTGAAAAATGAATTAGGTTTAAAACCGTTTGATGAATCGCAATATGACGCTACAGCAAAGTTATATGTAAACTCCAAATGGGGCAATTATGTTTTATATCACATTGACAACTGTGTAGAGATAAAAAAGCGTAAAGTTACGGAACACCCTATTACATTACAAAATATTGCTGAGTCACTTTATTTAATCAATAAATCAGCTAAAGTAAGTCGTGATACTAAGAAGGATAATTATCATTTGAAAAACCATTCAGTTGTACAGGCTGCTAAAACTAGACAGTCCAAATTATACGATTTAAAGGTGTCCGTAATTAAAAAATTATTATCAGAAAGCGAAATTGAAATTAAAGGTTATCACACAATGTTTGGTGGTTTTTTAATGTTACTAGAGATTAATGACTTTACATTCCATTTACCAGTTTTTAAAAATGAAATAGCCAATCTAACACATTTAGGGGTGTTGGAAAATGAAATTTCATCTGAAAGAACACGTAAAGTAAGTCTTAATTTTTTTGAAGCTGAAAATCTACTAAATAGATACATAGATAATGTATAA
- the metA gene encoding homoserine O-succinyltransferase, whose product MPINIPKNLPAGEHLREEKIFVMEEDRAKTQQIRPLNILILNLMPEKEKTELQLLRLLGNTPLQVNITFLNTATHESKNVSKSHLQLFYTTFHQIRHRRYDGMIITGAPVEKMAFEDVNYWQEISEIMDWSKKNVTSILHICWGAQAALYHHYGIGKIELPAKCSGVYSHVITDLTVDLVRGFSDLFTAPHSRYTSVSIEEVRNHPDLRLLSYSEDAGVFIVQSKDNKNIMITGHLEYDATTLADEYSRDVAKGLDIAVPVNYFPNDDPSKEPNNTWRAHTHLLFSNWLNYYVYQETPYEWDFVDEIEYHI is encoded by the coding sequence ATGCCAATTAATATTCCGAAAAACTTACCAGCTGGAGAACATTTACGTGAGGAAAAAATCTTCGTAATGGAAGAGGATAGAGCGAAAACCCAACAAATTCGTCCGTTAAATATATTAATTTTAAATTTAATGCCAGAAAAAGAAAAAACAGAGCTACAATTACTACGTTTATTAGGTAACACACCATTACAAGTCAATATTACATTTTTAAATACTGCTACGCATGAATCAAAAAATGTTAGTAAATCACATTTACAGTTATTTTACACGACCTTTCATCAAATTCGCCATCGCCGCTATGATGGCATGATTATTACGGGAGCACCAGTAGAAAAAATGGCATTTGAAGATGTGAACTACTGGCAGGAAATATCAGAAATCATGGATTGGTCCAAAAAGAACGTAACATCGATCCTTCATATATGTTGGGGTGCACAAGCAGCGTTATACCATCATTACGGTATTGGCAAAATTGAGCTTCCTGCTAAATGTTCAGGTGTTTATTCCCATGTCATTACGGATTTAACAGTGGATTTAGTACGTGGCTTCAGTGATTTATTTACGGCTCCACATTCACGTTATACATCAGTCTCCATTGAGGAAGTCCGCAACCATCCTGATCTACGTTTATTATCGTATTCAGAAGATGCGGGTGTCTTTATTGTGCAATCGAAGGATAATAAAAACATTATGATTACAGGCCACCTTGAATATGATGCAACAACATTAGCAGATGAATATAGTCGTGATGTTGCAAAAGGATTGGATATTGCAGTTCCAGTGAATTACTTCCCAAATGATGATCCATCAAAAGAACCGAATAATACATGGCGTGCCCATACACATTTATTATTCTCAAACTGGTTGAACTACTATGTTTACCAAGAAACACCATATGAATGGGATTTCGTTGATGAAATTGAATATCATATATAA
- a CDS encoding TSUP family transporter has product MPVELDLNLVILLISFGFLAAFVDAVVGGGGLIALPALMFAGLNPAAAVATNKLAGTFGALTSTISFYRSGQLEIRSVIKYFPLSFIGSLLGAWTVHLINPELLKPIMLIMLAAVAVYTIFKKDWGSVSAVKHLSRTHLLLFMLLLFSIGFYDGFLGPGTGSFLIFSFLLVGFDFLKAAGNAKFLNLASNFAGLLMFTYLGHIHYVYGLLMGVAQIAGALVGSRMAIKKGSGFVRVLFIIVTITLLTKNAYDYIVVR; this is encoded by the coding sequence ATGCCAGTTGAATTAGATTTAAATTTAGTAATATTATTAATATCTTTCGGTTTTTTAGCCGCCTTTGTGGACGCAGTCGTCGGAGGGGGTGGCTTGATTGCATTGCCTGCCCTCATGTTTGCTGGTTTAAATCCAGCAGCTGCTGTTGCGACCAATAAACTTGCCGGAACATTTGGGGCTTTGACATCGACCATCTCCTTTTATCGATCTGGACAGTTAGAAATTCGTTCTGTGATTAAATACTTTCCTTTATCCTTTATTGGATCGTTACTGGGTGCATGGACAGTTCATTTAATAAATCCTGAATTATTAAAACCAATCATGCTCATCATGCTTGCTGCTGTTGCAGTCTATACGATCTTCAAAAAAGACTGGGGCTCTGTATCTGCAGTTAAACATTTATCACGTACTCATTTACTGTTATTTATGCTGTTGTTATTTAGCATTGGATTTTATGATGGATTTCTAGGTCCAGGGACTGGCTCATTTTTAATCTTTAGCTTTTTACTTGTAGGATTTGATTTTTTAAAAGCGGCAGGAAATGCGAAGTTTTTAAATTTAGCAAGTAATTTTGCTGGACTTTTGATGTTCACTTACTTAGGTCACATCCATTATGTTTATGGATTATTGATGGGGGTAGCTCAAATTGCCGGTGCACTTGTAGGCTCACGTATGGCGATAAAAAAAGGGAGCGGCTTTGTTCGCGTATTGTTTATTATCGTAACAATTACCTTGCTCACTAAAAATGCTTATGATTACATAGTAGTTCGTTAA
- a CDS encoding TrmB family transcriptional regulator — protein MDELIAQLKELGFTEYEAKAYTALVQNSHVSAYQVSKNSGIPRARIYDILDLLVEKGLVLKEETTDQTTYSSIPVAVFLQQIQQSWQSNFTSISTQLEKLETKEQETEHKVLMLKGKQAIVNYCQSLLKKAEKKVLLSMWEDMYEELREDIHEVNQHTPVHGITLYVDENVASIDQHRITQYTRKASTPHWFILSVDGQEMIYGHSPSNQETAFITTDPVQIYLLEDYIWHDVLVNRLLKRDDKELEEWITKERKAFFLD, from the coding sequence ATGGATGAATTAATCGCCCAGTTAAAAGAACTGGGATTTACAGAATATGAAGCTAAGGCCTATACAGCACTCGTACAAAATAGTCATGTAAGTGCCTATCAAGTAAGCAAAAACTCCGGTATTCCACGGGCAAGAATATATGACATACTTGATTTACTTGTTGAAAAAGGGCTAGTACTGAAAGAAGAAACTACAGATCAAACGACTTACTCTTCCATTCCTGTAGCTGTGTTTTTACAACAAATTCAGCAAAGTTGGCAATCGAACTTTACGTCGATTAGTACACAATTAGAAAAATTAGAAACAAAAGAGCAGGAAACAGAACATAAAGTGCTAATGCTTAAAGGGAAACAGGCAATCGTCAATTACTGTCAGTCGTTATTAAAAAAAGCGGAGAAAAAAGTACTATTATCGATGTGGGAAGATATGTACGAAGAATTACGAGAAGATATACATGAGGTCAACCAGCATACTCCGGTTCATGGCATTACATTGTATGTGGATGAAAATGTTGCATCCATTGACCAACATCGTATTACACAATATACGAGGAAAGCTTCCACGCCCCATTGGTTTATTTTATCCGTAGATGGTCAGGAAATGATTTATGGTCACTCACCATCAAATCAAGAAACGGCTTTTATTACAACTGACCCTGTTCAGATTTATTTATTAGAGGATTATATATGGCATGACGTCCTTGTCAATCGACTATTAAAGCGTGATGATAAGGAGCTTGAGGAATGGATTACAAAAGAACGTAAAGCCTTTTTCTTAGATTAA
- a CDS encoding MarR family transcriptional regulator translates to MNHEVFNELDLTSLLSLSFSTSINELHDRLSVMGFGDIRPVHGFMFKCIIPNGATGIEIAEYLGITKQAVSKMVDYLEHRGYVMRKAHPTDKRGKIIVLTERGWLVVNAKKKILAEIEQQWITKIGVERLQTLKEDLTTLVYDVNEGKLPTSLRPVW, encoded by the coding sequence GTGAATCATGAAGTATTTAATGAGTTGGATCTTACATCACTTTTATCATTATCCTTTAGTACATCAATTAATGAACTGCATGACAGATTGAGTGTAATGGGATTTGGAGATATTAGACCTGTACATGGTTTTATGTTTAAATGTATCATTCCCAATGGAGCCACAGGTATAGAAATTGCCGAATATTTAGGAATTACAAAGCAAGCTGTAAGTAAAATGGTGGATTATCTTGAGCACCGTGGTTATGTAATGCGCAAAGCTCATCCCACTGATAAGAGAGGGAAAATTATTGTTTTGACCGAACGAGGTTGGTTAGTAGTTAATGCAAAAAAGAAGATACTAGCTGAGATTGAGCAACAATGGATTACAAAAATAGGTGTTGAACGACTGCAAACGCTCAAAGAAGATTTAACCACATTAGTTTATGATGTAAATGAAGGTAAATTACCAACGAGTCTGAGACCTGTCTGGTAA